A part of Primulina eburnea isolate SZY01 chromosome 10, ASM2296580v1, whole genome shotgun sequence genomic DNA contains:
- the LOC140802993 gene encoding uncharacterized protein has product MAYVDHAFSISDEDIMMGTSYTVNNKPPIKEIALAVSLLVFGALGIVLGVVMAVNEVGGDRAHGLFFALLGGILFIPGFYYTRIAYYAYKGYKGFSFANIPAV; this is encoded by the exons ATGGCGTACGTGGATCACGCGTTCTCGATTTCGGACGAGGACATAATGATGGGAACCTCGTACACTGTGAATAACAAGCCGCCGATCAAGGAGATCGCGCTTGCTGTTTCTCTCCTCGTTTTTGGGGCCTTAGGCATTGTCCTCGGGGTAGTCATGGCTGTCAACGAAGTTGGAGGCGACCGAGCCCACG GGCTATTTTTCGCTCTACTGGGTGGTATTCTTTTCATCCCTGGATTCTACTACACACGGATCGCCTACTATGCTTACAAGGGCTACAAAGGTTTTTCATTTGCCAACATACCTGCTGTCTAG
- the LOC140802994 gene encoding uncharacterized protein, with translation MEGTTLFPNIPALTIQPTKPISQPSPPLVRFNTSTLPLPPLLPQQNPQQSSTHSHSFPFDSLLQHLLHISSPVKYSSTQSHVILSRNQDSLPARFKKDDGGSVAIPILGADSLIDDGLLDFLPLKCKFMLESILQQPVSSLRCFFDSVKFELLQDVDLISLLKGLDLSGHSEKAIMLFEWVVLNLDASDDDLLDDQVIELMVKILGRESRHLVTSNLFDVIPLGDFRLDVRAWTTILHAYSRSAKYEKAIALFGIMKDIGSCPTLVTYNVMLDVYGKKAQSWDKILELLDEIKRVGLEFDEFTCSTVISACGREGLLEEAKTFFDDLKLNGYVPGTVTYNALLQAFGKAGIYNEALNVFKEMEENNCPPDSVTYNELVAAHVRAGFHEEGAALISTMTQRGIMPNVVTYTTLIDAYGKAGKEDRALSLFKLMKESGCVPNVCTYNSILAMLGKKSRTEEMMEIVSSMKSNGCTPNRVTWNTLLALCGYGGMHTYVNRVFQEMKSCGFEPDRDTFNTLISAYGRCGSEMNAGKMYNEMIKVGYTPCISTYNALLNALARRGDWRAAESVLLDLRKKSFKPNGTSYSLMLHCYSKGGNVRGIEKIAKEIYDGRIFPSWMLLRTLIITNFKSRSLSGMERAFQEFLKNGYKPDLVLFNSMLSIFARNQMYERAHNILHLIQENGLEPDLVTYNCLMDMYARAGDCWRAQEVLNGLQESGGKPDLVSYNTVIKGFCRQGLMQEAMRTFTEMTNRGIRPCIITFNTFIAGFSARGFFVEVNEMISYMIKHNCRPNELTYNTAVDGYCKAKKYKDAMDFMSQITEKDTCCDEQILQRLAARIRENIES, from the coding sequence ATGGAAGGAACCACCCTTTTCCCCAACATACCCGCTTTAACAATCCAACCCACAAAACCAATTTCACAGCCAAGTCCTCCGCTCGTCAGATTCAACACTTCCACGCTCCCTCTCCCTCCTTTGTTACCCCAACAAAATCCTCAACAATCATCCACGCACTCACACTCCTTTCCATTTGATTCCCTCCTCCAGCACCTTCTTCACATTTCTTCTCCGGTTAAATATTCCTCGACTCAATCCCATGTAATTCTCTCTCGTAATCAAGATTCTTTGCCTGCCCGGTTCAAGAAAGATGATGGTGGTTCTGTTGCAATCCCTATACTTGGTGCAGATAGTCTGATAGATGATGGGTTGCTGGATTTTCTTCCTTTGAAGTGTAAGTTCATGCTTGAATCAATCTTGCAACAGCCCGTTTCAAGTTTGCGTTGTTTCTTTGATTCTGTTAAGTTCGAGCTGCTTCAAGATGTTGATTTGATTAGTTTACTCAAAGGGTTGGACCTTTCTGGTCATAGTGAGAAGGCGATTATGTTGTTTGAATGGGTTGTGCTTAATTTGGATGCGAGTGATGATGATTTATTAGATGATCAAGTTATTGAATTGATGGTTAAGATTCTTGGCAGGGAGTCTCGACATTTGGTTACTTCGAATTTGTTTGACGTGATTCCATTAGGAGATTTTAGGCTAGATGTTCGGGCATGGACGACTATTTTACATGCGTATTCACGTAGTGCGAAGTATGAGAAGGCGATAGCTTTATTTGGTATTATGAAGGATATAGGATCTTGTCCAACACTTGTTACTTACAATGTGATGTTGGATGTTTATGGGAAAAAGGCGCAATCTTGGGATAAAATTTTAGAGCTTTTGGATGAGATAAAGAGAGTGGGGCTTGAATTCGATGAGTTCACTTGTAGTACTGTGATATCTGCATGTGGGAGAGAAGGGTTGTTGGAGGAAGCCAAGACATTCTTTGATGATCTAAAGTTAAATGGGTATGTTCCGGGTACTGTTACCTATAATGCTTTGCTTCAAGCATTTGGGAAGGCTGGAATTTATAATGAGGCTTTGAATGTTTTTAAAGAAATGGAGGAGAATAATTGCCCTCCCGACTCGGTTACTTATAATGAACTTGTGGCTGCACATGTAAGGGCGGGCTTTCACGAGGAAGGAGCGGCTTTAATCAGCACCATGACACAAAGGGGTATAATGCCAAATGTTGTCACTtatactactttgattgatgcATATGGAAAAGCTGGAAAGGAGGACAGAGCATTGAGTTTGTTCAAATTAATGAAGGAATCTGGCTGTGTCCCTAATGTGTGTACTTATAATTCTATCCTTGCGATGCTCGGTAAGAAGTCACGAACTGAAGAGATGATGGAAATAGTAAGCAGTATGAAATCCAATGGTTGTACACCAAATCGTGTCACTTGGAACACCCTTCTTGCTTTGTGTGGCTACGGAGGGATGCACACCTATGTTAATCGTGTTTTCCAAGAGATGAAGAGTTGTGGCTTTGAGCCAGATCGAGATACTTTTAATACTCTGATAAGTGCATATGGTAGGTGTGGATCAGAAATGAATGCCGGAAAAATGTACAATGAGATGATTAAAGTGGGATATACTCCATGCATCTCCACTTATAATGCACTTCTAAATGCATTGGCTCGCAGAGGAGATTGGAGGGCTGCTGAGTCCGTCCTTCTAGACCTGAGAAAGAAGAGTTTCAAGCCCAACGGAACCTCATATTCATTGATGCTCCATTGCTACTCAAAAGGGGGAAATGTGAGAggaatcgaaaagattgctaaagaaatttatgATGGTCGTATATTTCCCAGCTGGATGCTTTTGAGAACTCTGATTATCACAAATTTTAAGTCTAGATCACTCTCAGGCATGGAGAGAgcatttcaagaattcttgaaaaatGGGTACAAACCTGATTTGGTGCTCTTCAATTCCATGCTTTCCATTTTTGCTCGGAACCAGATGTACGAACGAGCTCACAATATACTTCATCTGATTCAAGAAAATGGGCTGGAGCCGGATCTGGTTACCTATAACTGCTTGATGGATATGTACGCCAGGGCGGGTGACTGTTGGAGAGCACAAGAAGTCCTCAATGGACTTCAAGAATCTGGTGGGAAGCCAGATCTCGTGTCATATAACACTGTCATTAAAGGGTTTTGTAGGCAAGGGCTCATGCAGGAGGCGATGAGGACTTTTACAGAGATGACAAATAGAGGGATTCGGCCCTGTATTATCACCTTTAATACATTCATTGCTGGATTCTCTGCTCGTGGGTTTTTTGTGGAAGTGAATGAAATGATCAGTTATATGATTAAGCATAACTGCAGACCAAATGAACTAACATATAACACTGCTGTTGATGGTTATTGTAAGGCTAAAAAGTACAAAGATGCCATGGATTTCATGTCACAAATTACAGAAAAGGACACTTGTTGCGACGAGCAAATTTTGCAACGGTTAGCTGCTCGAATCAGGGAAAATATTGAATCATAA